The proteins below are encoded in one region of Mya arenaria isolate MELC-2E11 chromosome 15, ASM2691426v1:
- the LOC128220809 gene encoding uncharacterized protein LOC128220809, protein MRLAVLGASGRTGKIVVREAIARGHEVTAVVRNLKKLTDKHDNLQVVTADIFDPDSLVSYFEGRDAVLSCLGCGPSVFSMRKITFFTDSIRPIVEAMRKVKVTRLVFMSSWYTKHNSADPFIVNWVLKPLLLGQTLRNSGEMEDFLETECPDVRYTSVRSPELSDSESTGKPVLFMEGQSIQSAERKRFVVCRKDVAKFIIDITEKDEHIRKCMAIASG, encoded by the exons ATGCGGCTGGCGGTGCTAGGTGCCTCGGGTCGCACGGGGAAAATTGTTGTGAGGGAGGCGATAGCCAGAGGTCACGAGGTCACTGCGGTGGTCAGAAATCTGAAAAAACTAACTGACAAACACGACAACCTCCAG GTTGTAACAGCGGACATTTTCGACCCCGACTCGCTAGTTTCCTACTTCGAAGGTCGGGATGCAGTCCTATCCTGTCTCGGTTGTGGACCTAGCGTCTTTAG CATGCGGAAAATCACATTCTTCACCGACTCGATCCGGCCGATCGTCGAGGCAATGAGAAAAGTCAAGGTCACCCGTCTCGTCTTTATGTCGTCATGGTACACAAAGC ACAATTCAGCTGACCCTTTCATCGTCAACTGGGTCTTGAAGCCCTTACTTCTCGGACAGACACTACGCAACAGTGGAGAAATGGAGGACTTCCTCGAGACGGAATGCCCGGATGTCCGCTATACGTCAGTCCGTTCGCCCGAGCTCAGCGACAGCGAATCTACTG GTAAACCGGTGTTGTTCATGGAAGGACAGAGCATCCAGTCTGCAGAGAGGAAGCGGTTTGTCGTTTGCCGGAAAGACGTCGCTAAGTTCATAATTGACATAACAGAGAAGGACGAACACATCCGAAAATGTATGGCTATTGCTTCCGGATGA
- the LOC128220800 gene encoding uncharacterized protein LOC128220800, with amino-acid sequence MPRKGKRPIGSTIASKCAVAAPQPEIVEPTQEESNESPIPPTDSSAEQTRKEQVEERPTSPEIETDIRPRKTLHRTLTQDEEDDLVAWLRENSFLFDKSSAGFKYKEKKNSTWAAKEAELGLKPGDLSSIWYTNMRTQYSKLIKLTNKSGSGAGERTARQQWILDNFEFLRPYLVQLRTQRGSKFAEKRKELVLEETEDDVAASDSSAPSTSAVSGCRPKAARVLSSLTSELESVRGAITVAQDPAAHTGQFLVYLMRQMDQQRMNVFVTRATRLALDLAEESQEEKRRLATQEAAGHVGQQIADPVFAMPVPPAPTSSIYRRQAPISAAFGSAWQQNQFQQQDHMQQDFQLATNIAASAPPAHLTPLLKSFTHLQPPNVQAILQQPTCAYRSITPAIETPTTTASIIRQAMDMVSTPNSSPILTQEMHDAPKD; translated from the exons ATGCCGAGAAAAGGCAAAAGGCCGATAGGCAGTACAATTGCGAGTAAATGTGCAGTTGCTGCGCCTCAGCCTGAAATCGTGGAACCCACCCAGGAAGAGAGTAATGAGTCGCCTATACCCCCTACTGACTCTTCTGCCGAGCAAACCAGAAAAGAGCAAGTAGAAGAACGTCCGACTTCTCCTGAGATAGAG ACTGATATCAGGCCCCGGAAGACACTACATCGTACACTCACGCAAGATGAAGAAGATGACCTTGTAGCGTGGTTAAGAGAGAACTCGTTCCTCTTCGACAAATCATCCGCAGGATTCAAGTATAAGGAGAAGAAGAACAGTACATGGGCCGCGAAAGAGGCAGAGTTGGGCCTCAAACCTGGAGACCTGTCGTCAATCTGGTACACGAATATGAGAACACAGTATTCGAAACTAATTAAGCTTACCAACAAATCTGGATCTGGTGCTGGAGAGCGCACAGCAAGGCAACAGTGGATTTTGGACAACTTTGAATTCCTGCGCCCTTATCTGGTACAGCTGCGAACTCAGAGGGGATCCAAA TTTGCGGAGAAGAGAAAGGAACTTGTCTTGGAGGAGACAGAGGATGATGTCGCCGCCTCCGATTCGTCAGCACCCTCTACATCAGCAGTATCTGGTTGCCGTCCCAAAGCAGCGCGTGTACTGTCCTCATTGACGTCCGAGTTGGAGTCCGTGCGTGGTGCCATCACAGTTGCGCAAGATCCAGCAGCACACACTGGCCAGTTTTTGGTGTATTTGATGCGCCAAATGGACCAGCAGAGAATGAATGTGTTTGTCACACGTGCAACAAGGCTGGCTCTGGACCTTGCGGAGGAAAGCCAAGAGGAGAAGAGACGACTAGCCACCCAAGAGGCAGCAGGGCATGTAGGTCAACAGATAGCAGATCCAGTTTTTGCCATGCCTGTCCCTCCCGCTCCTACATCATCTATATACAGAAGACAGGCTCCCATATCAGCGGCGTTCGGCTCAGCATGGCAGCAGAATCAGTTTCAGCAACAGGATCACATGCAGCAGGATTTTCAGCTAGCTACCAATATAGCTGCATCTGCACCACCAGCCCATCTTACACCACTGCTGAAAAGTTTTACTCACCTGCAACCACCAAATGTGCAGGCAATCTTGCAACAGCCTACATGTGCTTACAGGTCCATTACACCCGCCATAGAAACCCCAACCACGACTGCATCTATCATCCGCCAGGCTATGGATATGGTCTCGACACCAAATAGTTCCCCCATCCTAACCCAGGAGATGCATGACGCACCCAAGGACTGA
- the LOC128220799 gene encoding putative nuclease HARBI1, which produces MVYVVSSIVYIFMEIEQLQMWARWLELQRDRAIAVLELEQEEEAEGRRHRRRRQMRRKIWMKQWLARRPLYGHYEQLLQELNREDPKGYKNFLRVDADMFGELVDRISPRIQKKNTNFREALEPGLKLAVTLRHLATGASYSDLMYSFRVGSNTISKFVPEVLDAIIQEYSEEVLPDVVTAEQWQQIADDFRTKWNFPHVCGALDGKHVRIKNPKNSGSLFYNYKGFFSIILLALVDANYKFIWVSVGANGSASDAQLFNNTELRTMLEENNLGLPDPDPLPGDDMNTPYFLIGDDAFPLRTWMMKPYSRRNLTNEERIFNYRLSRARRVVENAFGLLAMRFQCLLGCLNQMPETVDLIILACVTLHNLISIRYPAIARLAVDQEDEHNQLVPGEWRQGRQLADGDRTHGRNVVTSAGVSQRNYIKHYFNSRAGSVEWQQNMI; this is translated from the exons ATGGTATATGTTGTGTCCAGCATAGTATACATATTTATGGAGATTGAGCAGTTGCAGATGTGGGCCAGATGGTTAGAGCTCCAGAGAGACAGGGCCATTGCAGTGCTAGAGTTGGAACAAGAGGAAGAGGCTGAGGGTCGTAGGCATAGACGTAGGCGACAAATGCGCAGGAAAATATGGATGAAGCAGTGGCTTGCACGACGACCCCTGTATGGGCATTATGAGCAACTGCTACAGGAGCTAAACAGGGAAGACCCAAAAGGATACAAAAATTTCCTAAGGGTAGACGCTGATATGTTTGGGGAGCTTGTTGATCGCATATCACCCAGAATTCAGAAAAAGAACACCAACTTCAG GGAAGCCCTGGAGCCTGGATTGAAGTTGGCGGTCACTCTTCGTCATCTCGCAACTGGAGCCTCGTATTCAGACTTGATGTACTCATTCCGAGTGGGAAGTAACACAATAAGTAAATTCGTCCCTGAAGTTTTGGATGCTATAATACAGGAGTACTCTGAAGAGGTTTTGCCAGACGTCGTCACTGCTGAACAATGGCAGCAGATTGCAGATGACTTCCGAACCAAGTGGAATTTTCCTCATGTCTGCGGGGCTCTTGATGGTAAGCACGTGAGGATAAAGAACCCGAAGAACTCTGGATCTCTGTTCTATAACTATAAAGGCTTCTTTTCCATAATACTACTCGCACTCGTAGACGCAAACTACAAATTCATCTGGGTAAGCGTTGGTGCTAATGGCAGTGCATCCGATGCCCAGCTATTCAATAACACTGAACTCAGAACCATGCTAGAAGAAAACAACCTTGGTTTGCCTGACCCTGATCCACTGCCTGGCGATGACATGAACACCCCATACTTCCTCATTGGAGATGACGCCTTCCCGTTGAGAACTTGGATGATGAAGCCATACTCCAGACGCAACTTGACCAACGAGGAGCGCATATTCAATTACAG GTTGTCCAGGGCTAGACGAGTGGTAGAAAACGCCTTCGGTCTTCTCGCTATGCGGTTTCAGTGCCTACTTGGCTGCTTGAACCAGATGCCCGAAACCGTTGACTTGATTATTCTTGCATGTGTCACACTGCATAACCTTATCAGCATACGGTACCCTGCCATTGCAAGACTGGCCGTCGACCAAGAGGACGAGCATAACCAATTAGTACCTGGTGAATGGCGCCAAGGAAGACAGTTGGCTGATGGTGATCGGACCCATGGAAGAAATGTGGTGACATCCGCTGGGGTCAGTCAGAGGAACTACATTAAACACTACTTCAACTCCCGAGCTGGTTCAGTTGAGTGGCAACAGAATATGATTTAG